A stretch of DNA from Arthrobacter jiangjiafuii:
CCGGTGGCAGTGGCGGAGCACAGCTCACGTGATGTCCCTGCGCAGACCGTACTGCACGCGGACCCGGTCCTGTTGGCAGGCCTGGACCAGTGGGAAGCGGCGGAGTACCAATCCATGGCAGTTGTCCAGTCCCCGGAAAACTGGATACTTTTCCGCGATGCCGTGCTGCCCGGGCCACGGGCCTTTGACCCGGCCGCCATCGAGAGAATTTCCTCCACCTATTCCCTCGCCGTGGAGCCCGAGGCCCGATCAGCGCCGTTCCCTGGACCGACGCTGATCATCACGGGCCGGCAGGACCACGTCGTCGGGTTCCGGGACCACCTCGCCCTGCTGGACCACTACGTCCACGCCACTTTTATCGTCTTGGACCGTGCCGGGCACAACGCCCATTTGGATCAGCCCGAGCTCACCGAGGCCCTTCTCGCCGAGTGGCTGGGACGCATGGTGGAAAAGCTGGCAGCCACCCCCAGCGAAACCCTGCTTCACTGAGCGGGTGCGTCCGGGCAGGCCTGCCTCGTTGATGACAGATCCAGCG
This window harbors:
- a CDS encoding alpha/beta fold hydrolase encodes the protein MHSVEYGSGTPLLLIHGFCLDHRLLLGLDPVFAAGGWRRVYLDLPGMGRSAAGPGINGSDSVAEAVVDFVRKTFGQEKFAVLGNSFGGMIARQLVAEFGDQILGLALLCPVAVAEHSSRDVPAQTVLHADPVLLAGLDQWEAAEYQSMAVVQSPENWILFRDAVLPGPRAFDPAAIERISSTYSLAVEPEARSAPFPGPTLIITGRQDHVVGFRDHLALLDHYVHATFIVLDRAGHNAHLDQPELTEALLAEWLGRMVEKLAATPSETLLH